Proteins found in one Aspergillus chevalieri M1 DNA, chromosome 2, nearly complete sequence genomic segment:
- a CDS encoding uncharacterized protein (COG:G;~EggNog:ENOG410PV9J;~InterPro:IPR020846,IPR011701,IPR036259;~PFAM:PF07690;~TransMembrane:11 (o92-110i122-141o147-168i180-202o208-228i277-297o317-340i361-382o388-412i424-443o455-476i);~go_function: GO:0022857 - transmembrane transporter activity [Evidence IEA];~go_process: GO:0055085 - transmembrane transport [Evidence IEA]) produces MADQKEQSSYEGVASHIESMVDENAPPKISPDDLKDETRVDPDNPQNWSLVAKYTTYLTICAFTFLANVNSSNFTVATKAIIQEFHVTQTQAGELVCFNVFLFGLGNIVWVPLMRVVGKRPVYLLAMIILCMMNVWSSQAASYRELLASRILSGFAAAAADATVPAVVGDMVAPQERGHYLMVFHLAMTGGLFVGPLINAYLVQEQDWRWMCYFLAIAVGVVFVFAVFTIRETSYLQEDGVGTEEKRTQRQWMSLSIGYDRQATFVRTLMDILTNAAYPPLIWCAFTIGISVGWNIVVQLTASQTFTAPPYDWPAGSMGLLSLSGFIGSVLAFYVGGRLIDIISTRLTHHRGGQRIPEYRLPAIAIPGTIGPAGILIFGLCIANRTHWIGAAFGYAMQAFGVAAISNVAVTYSLDCYKPVAGEALVIIFVIRNTIGMLLSLYASDWITRQGAAAVFGEMTAIQVASILLAIPLFFWGRRLHRTTLRYGPMKRFQDGQ; encoded by the exons AACTGGTCACTCGTGGCCAAATACACTACCTACCTGACAATTTGCGCCTTCACCTTTCTAGCTAACGTCAACTCGAGCAACTTCACCGTCGCTACTAAAGCCATTATCCAAGAATTCCATGTCACACAAACACAAGCAGGCGAGCTTGTCTGCTTCaatgtcttcctcttcggttTGGGTAACATCGTCTGGGTTCCTCTAATGCGCGTCGTCGGCAAACGCCCTGTCTATCTCCTAGCTATGATAATCCTCTGCATGATGAACGTCTGGTCCAGTCAGGCGGCAAGTTATCGCGAACTGCTCGCTTCGCGGATTCTATCTGGTTTCGCTGCTGCCGCAGCTGATGCCACCGTGCCTGCTGTGGTTGGCGATATGGTAGCTCCCCAGGAGCGCGGGCATTATCTgatggttttccatctggccATGACAGGTGGGCTATTTGTTGGCCCATTGATCAACGCGTATTTAGTTCAGGAGCAGGATTGGAGATGGATGTGTTACTTCTTGGCTATCGCTGTTGGAGTTGTGTTCGTTTTCGCGGTCTTTACGATCCGTGAGACGTCTTATCTTCAGGAGGATGGTGTTGGGACCGAGGAAAAACGGACACAGCGGCAGTGGATGTCCCTATCTATTGGATACGACCGACAGGCCACGTTTGTTCGGACTTTGATGGATATCTTGACCAATGCTGCATATCCTCCGTTGATTTGGTGTGCTTTCACCATTGGAATTTCTGTGGGATG GAACATTGTTGTGCAGCTAACCGCGTCGCAAACCTTCACTGCACCGCCCTATGACTGGCCCGCAGGGAGCATGGGTCTCCTCTCCCTGTCCGGATTTATTGGATCCGTTCTAGCCTTCTACGTCGGAGGCCGACTGATCGACATCATTTCGACCCGGCTAACGCATCATCGCGGAGGTCAACGAATCCCTGAGTACCGACTTCCAGCCATTGCGATCCCAGGCACGATCGGACCAGCGGGTATCCTGATCTTCGGCCTGTGCATCGCCAACCGGACACACTGGATCGGGGCAGCGTTTGGATATGCTATGCAAGCATTTGGTGTGGCAGCTATTTCGAACGTGGCTGTAACTTACTCGCTAGACTGCTATAAACCG GTCGCTGGCGAAGCCCTAGTaatcatcttcgtcatccgCAATACGATCGGGATGCTACTATCATTGTACGCATCGGATTGGATCACTCGACAGGGTGCGGCGGCGGTGTTTGGAGAGATGACGGCGATCCAGGTTGCGAGTATCTTACTAGCCATTCCGTTGTTCTTCTGGGGACGACGGCTGCATCGTACTACTTTAAGATATGGGCCTATGAAGCGGTTTCAGGACGGACAGTAG
- the FGAOX3 gene encoding alkene reductase (COG:C;~EggNog:ENOG410PGTG;~InterPro:IPR001155,IPR013785;~PFAM:PF00724;~go_function: GO:0003824 - catalytic activity [Evidence IEA];~go_function: GO:0010181 - FMN binding [Evidence IEA];~go_function: GO:0016491 - oxidoreductase activity [Evidence IEA];~go_process: GO:0055114 - oxidation-reduction process [Evidence IEA]), which translates to MPKAFTPIRVGAMDLAQRIAMAPMTRFRADDAHVPLPIMKDYYQQRAVVSRSLIITEATFISPRAGGYDNIPGIYNDEQIAMWRKVTDAVHAKNSYIVLQLWALGRAADPSVLGRDQLPVVSSSATPMMPEKPAPRALNESEIHEFIQDYAQAAKNAVKAGFDTVEIHGANGYLIDQFTQDTCNTRNDKWGGSVENRSRFTLEVTKAVVDAIGAERTGIRLSPWSSFQGMRMKDVVPQFTHLAKELAKFKLAYVHLVESRISGPGDMPQSADKLDFFLQAYGNASPVIVAGGYTANKIDEALEKTYSDYDVIVGIGRYFTSNPDLIYRIRQGIPLRPYEREHFYTPKDPCGYIDYDFSREWECCEADEGGCQP; encoded by the coding sequence ATGCCTAAAGCCTTTACCCCCATCAGAGTTGGTGCAATGGACCTTGCCCAACGTATTGCTATGGCACCCATGACCCGATTTCGGGCCGATGATGCTCACGTTCCCCTTCCCATAATGAAGGATTATTATCAGCAGCGTGCTGTAGTGTCTAGGAGTTTGATCATCACCGAAGCCACTTTCATTTCTCCCCGGGCCGGCGGTTACGACAATATCCCCGGAATCTACAATGACGAACAGATCGCGATGTGGCGAAAGGTGACCGACGCCGTCCACGCCAAAAATTCATACATTGTCCTCCAGCTATGGGCCTTGGGCCGCGCTGCAGATCCCTCTGTCCTGGGACGTGACCAGCTCCCAGTTGTCTCAAGCAGTGCAACTCCGATGATGCCCGAGAAACCGGCGCCGCGAGCTCTGAACGAGTCTGAGATCCACGAATTCATCCAGGACTACGCGCAGGCTGCCAAGAATGCTGTCAAGGCCGGTTTTGATACCGTAGAAATCCACGGGGCAAACGGCTACTTGATCGATCAGTTCACTCAGGACACATGCAACACCCGCAACGACAAATGGGGCGGAAGTGTCGAGAACCGCTCCCGCTTTACCCTCGAAGTGACAAAAGCAGTTGTTGACGCTATCGGCGCTGAGCGAACGGGAATCCGACTCAGTCCGTGGAGTTCTTTCCAGGGGATGCGCATGAAAGACGTGGTTCCGCAATTCACCCATCTCGCCAAGGAACTGGCCAAGTTCAAGCTTGCCTATGTGCATCTGGTTGAATCCCGCATCTCTGGGCCCGGAGATATGCCCCAGTCCGCCGATAAGCTTGATTTCTTCCTGCAGGCTTATGGGAACGCTAGCCCGGTGATTGTAGCGGGTGGTTATACGGCGAACAAGATTGATGAGGCGCTCGAGAAGACATACAGTGATTATGATGTTATTGTTGGTATTGGCCGGTATTTCACTTCGAATCCGGATCTGATCTATCGGATCAGACAGGGCATTCCTTTACGGCCGTATGAGCGCGAACACTTTTATACACCGAAGGATCCTTGTGGTTATATTGATTATGATTTCTCTCGTGAATGGGAATGCTGCGAGGCGGATGAAGGGGGTTGTCAGCCGTGA
- a CDS encoding Mic19 family protein (BUSCO:EOG09264OBO;~COG:S;~EggNog:ENOG410PQWT;~InterPro:IPR012471;~PFAM:PF07956) — protein MGAGNSKPEASAGSKHVFSSNSPVQFSSNLVEALQTSSETDSSRAKTLELQIQERVAKELERLREREQKTLADIEQRLAEVKDTAATATATSTPNISHTPGSLDLDAPRIPFAGREYTPVAAPVDRPINRDLTRTAVQTEIDQLREKLDGRKKLIEVGENVERARSDVASCLRLNDRRPLDCWKEVEGFKREVAKLEETFVDRVVG, from the exons ATGGGCGCCGGCAACTCCAAGCCTGAGGCTTCGGCCGGCTCGAAACATGTTTTCTCGAG CAACTCCCCCGTTCAATTCTCCTCGAACCTCGTCGAGGCCCTCCAGACCAGCTCCGAG ACCGACTCCTCCCGCGCAAAGACCCTCGAACTCCAGATTCAAGAGCGCGTAGCCAAGGAACTCGAACGCCTCCGCGAACGCGAGCAGAAGACACTGGCAGACATCGAACAGCGCCTGGCCGAAGTCAAAGACACCGCCGCTACCGCTACCGCTACCTCCACACCAAACATCAGCCACACCCCCGGCTCTCTGGACCTGGACGCTCCCCGAATCCCCTTCGCTGGTCGGGAGTACACCCCCGTTGCTGCGCCGGTGGACCGTCCGATTAACCGTGATCTAACGCGGACCGCAGTGCAGACCGAGATCGATCAGCTGCGGGAGAAGCTCGATGGACGGAAGAAGCTTATTGAGGTTGGTGAGAATGTTGAGCGGGCGAGATCGGATGTCGCCAGCTGTTTGCGGTTGAACGACCGGCGGCCTCTGGACTGCTGGAAGGAGGTTGAGGGGTTCAAGCGGGAGGTTGCTAAGCTCGAGGAGACTTTTGTGGACCGTGTCGTTGGTTAG
- the glkA gene encoding glucokinase glkA (COG:G;~EggNog:ENOG410PIUH;~InterPro:IPR001312,IPR022673,IPR022672,IPR043129;~PFAM:PF00349,PF03727;~go_function: GO:0004396 - hexokinase activity [Evidence IEA];~go_function: GO:0005524 - ATP binding [Evidence IEA];~go_function: GO:0005536 - glucose binding [Evidence IEA];~go_function: GO:0016773 - phosphotransferase activity, alcohol group as acceptor [Evidence IEA];~go_process: GO:0001678 - cellular glucose homeostasis [Evidence IEA];~go_process: GO:0005975 - carbohydrate metabolic process [Evidence IEA]) produces the protein MSFILDEANRIAHLFDYPAEQVHRGVAEYIRQSNEGLTQENTTLSQIPTFVTSVPNGTEKGLYLAVDLGGTNFRVCSIDLHGDTTFSVTQSKIMVPGELMSAENSRDLFVFLARQIEAFLRIHHNEHFEAHLQRCRDGTATQEMFDLGFTFSFPVRQSGINKGTLIRWTKGYNIPDAVGQDVCALLQSAIDELQLPVRVAALVNDTVGTLMARSYTSPGKTRTLIGAIFGTGTNGAYLEKLDRVSKLENSEYGKYDKSTGEMLINTEWGSFDNHLSVLPNTIYDQQVDADSNNPGIQMFEKRVSGMFLGEVLRRALVEMYHNPSVNLFKPNETSNVITPDDSPLFKQWGIDTSLLSLVETDKTENREHVKKALQDHLKIEKASITECKAVQVIGHAIATRAARLGAVPLAAIAISTGRLQTDEMIDVGVDGSLVEFYPNFEGHIREALRQVPDVGPEGEKKIRIGISKDGSGVGAALIALVAGREVEAMKRQ, from the exons ATGTCTTTCATCCTGGACGAGGCCAATCGCATTGCGCACCTGTTCGACTACCCCGCCGAGCAGGTCCATCGAGGGGTCGCTGAATACATCCGTCAGTCGAATGAAGGGCTTACTCAGGAAAACACGACCCTGAGTCAGATCCCTACCTTTGTGACATCGGTGCCAAATGGCACCGAAAAG GGCCTCTACCTCGCCGTCGACCTCGGTGGCACCAATTTCCGCGTGTGCTCAATTGACCTTCATGGCGATACAACATTCTCCGTCACGCAGTCCAAGATCATGGTTCCCGGCGAACTGATGTCTGCGGAAAACTCCAGGGACCTCTTCGTGTTCTTGGCCCGGCAAATCGAAGCCTTCCTACGCATTCACCACAATGAGCACTTCGAAGCACACCTCCAGCGTTGTCGCGACGGCACTGCTACTCAAGAAATGTTCGATCTCGGTTTCACATTCAGTTTCCCCGTGCGCCAGTCGGGCATCAACAAGGGCACTCTCATCCGATGGACAAAGGGCTACAACATCCCCGATGCTGTGGGTCAGGATGTATGCGCGCTGTTGCAATCGGCGATTGATGAATTACAACTTCCGGTCCGTGTTGCTGCGCTTGTCAATGACACTGTTGGAACTCTGATGGCCCGGTCCTACACTTCGCCTGGGAAAACACGGACATTGATCGGAGCCATTTTCGGCACAGGAACCAACGGGGCCTACTTGGAGAAACTCGACCGGGTCAGTAAGTTGGAGAATAGCGAATATGGTAAATACGACAAATCGACAGGCGAAATGCTTATCAACACTGAATGGGGAAGTTTCGATAACCACTTGAGCGTGTTGCCCAACACCATCTACGACCAGCAGGTGGATGCAGACAGCAACAACCCAGGGATCCAGATGTTTGAGAAGCGTGTTTCGGGCATGTTCTTAGGCGAGGTCCTGCGTCGGGCCTTGGTGGAAATGTACCATAACCCATCAGTCAACTTGTTCAAGCCCAACGAGACATCTAATGTTATTACTCCCGATGACTCGCCTCTCTTCAAGCAGTGGGGTATAGACACCAGTCTTCTGAGCTTGGTAGAGACGGACAAGACTGAGAACCGGGAGCACGTCAAGAAGGCATTGCAAGACCACTTGAAGATCGAAAAGGCCAGCATCACAGAGTGCAAGGCTGTCCAAGTCATTGGACACGCTATTGCTACGCGCGCTGCCCGTTTGGGTGCCGTGCCTCTTGCTGCCATTGCCATCTCCACTGGTAGATTACAGACCGACGAGATGATCGACGTCGGTGTTGACGGAAGTCTCGTCGAGTTCTACCCCAACTTCGAGGGACACATTCGTGAGGCATTGAGGCAGGTTCCTGATGTGGGCCCCGAGGGTGAGAAGAAGATTCGCATTGGCATCTCCAAGGACGGTAGCGGTGTCGGTGCTGCATTGATCGCTTTGGTTGCCGGTCGTGAAGTTGAAGCGATGAAACGTCAATGA